The sequence CGCGGGCTGCCGGCTCGGGCATCCGCCAGCCGGCATAGCCGCGGATATGGCCATGGCCGTTGCGCTGGCCGATCAGCACGCGATTGTCGCCCACCGCCATCATCTTGCCGCCGCCGACGAGCGCATCGACCGACGCATGGCGACGCACATCGAGGCCCAGTTCGATGAGCGCGACCCCTTCATAGCCCGGCGTCGCGGCCGAGAGCAGCGGGCGTACGCGCGACCATGCGCCATCCGCGCCGACGACGACGTCGAATCGCGCCGATGCGCCGTCGACCATGACGTCGTGGCGATCGTCGCCGGCATGGATGATAGCGGTGACCCGGCTGTTCCAGCGCACGGTGCCGGGCGCCAGCGACTCGAGCAGGATGCGCCGCAGCGCCGTGCGGTCGATCTCCGGCCGGTCGTCGCCCGCGCCGCTGCGGTCGAACAGCAATGTGCCGTCGGGATCGTAGAGGCGGTCGCCCTGATCCTCGGGTCGCGCCTCTGCAAGGAAGGCGGCGTCGAGCCCCGCACGCCGCATCGCGCGCTGGCCGGTGTCGGGGTGAAGGTCGAGCGAACCGCCCTGCGGTCGCTCGTCGGCATACGTGTCGCGCTCGAACACCGTGCAAGCGATATCGTGCAGCGCGAGCAGGCGTGCCAGCATCAGCCCGCCCGGACCGCCGCCGATGATCGCGATGCGTGGAGTCGTTGCCATCACCATAACCTCCATTTACATAGGAGCCTATACAAAAACATAGGACGCTATGCAATGCGGCGCGACGACTGGAACCCGTTCGGGACGCCCGGCCATTATATCAGCCGGATCGCGCGCGGACTGGCGCGGGTGGGCGATACGCGCCTGCGCCCGCTCGGCTTTGCGACCGCTCAGTTGCCCGTGGTGACCGCGCTCAAGGATGGGGCCAGGCGCTCGCAGACCGAGCTTGCACGTTGGGCGCGGGTCGAGCAGCCGACGATGGCGCAATTGCTCGCGCGGATGGAGCGCGACGGCCTTGTCCGACGCGAGCCCGATCCGGCCGACGGTCGCAGCAGCCTGGTCTCGCTGACCGAGACCGCGCTGGCAAAATTACCGGAAGGTCGCGCGATCCTGCAGCAGGGCAATCGCGATGCGACGCGTGGGCTGACGGAGGCGGAGGTCGCGACGTTGATCGCGCTGCTGCAGCGCGTGCTGGAGAATGTCGAGGCGATGGACGGCTAGAGCGTCACGCCGCCTCGTCGCGGGCGACCCACAGCAGCGTCTGTGCGGCGACCGCGACCTGGGTGCGGTTGCGGACGTTGAGCTTGCGCATCAGCGCGGTCATGTGCGCCTTGACGGTCTTTTCGGCGATGCCGAGGCGGAAGGCGATCTGCTTGTTGAGCAGGCCCGAATGGACCCCCTCCATCACCTTCAGCTGCGTCGGCGTCAGGTTGGCGAGCATGGACGGCGCCACGCTCCGGTGGCCGGCCATTCCCGGATTTCCGATGCTTTGCGCTTGCTGTTCCATGCAGCCTCTCCCCGTGTGAGATGCGCCGGCCTTGCGCCGTGCCGCATCGTGTCTGCCGATCGATAGTCGAAATCGGTTGGACAGATTTCAGGCTATGCCGCCCGTCCTACAGCGTCAACAAAAGATTTTTGCTGCGAACGGTTGCTGGCTGTCATACAGGTTGGTGAAAGCCGCGCGAACGCGGCGCGATCAAAAGGGGGGAGTGCGATGACGGCTGTGCACCTGCACCGGGGCAGCGACCAATGACGCCCGCCGATATCAAACTCATTCTCGCCGCCCTGATCGGCATCGGCCTGTCGATCGTCCTGATCGTGCGCGGACGGCTGCATCCCTTCGTCTCGCTTTTGTGTGGCGCCTTCGTGGTGGGCCTGCTGGCCGGGCTGCCGATGGCGGAGACGGCGCAGGCGGTGCAGAAGGGCGCAGGCGACGTGCTCGGCGGCACCGGCCTCGTCGTCGCGCTCGGCCTGTCGCTCGGCGCCATGCTGCAGCTTTCGGGCGGCGCGGCGTCGCTCGCCGCCGCCGGGTTGCGGCTCAGCGGACCCAAGGGTGCACCATGGGCGAGCATGGCGGTGGCCTTGCTGGTCGGCCTGCCGCTCTTCTTCGAGACCGGGCTCGTCCTGTTGCTCCCGATCGTCGCGGCGGCAGCGACCGGTATCCGCGATCGTAGCCCGACCGAGGCGCGGCTGCGGCTGATGCTGCCGGCGCTGGCGGGCCTGTCGGTGGTGCATGCGCTGGTGCCGCCGCATCCCGGGCCGCTGCTGGCGGTCGATGCGCTGCACGCCAATCTCGGCCTCACCATCGTCTATGGCGTGATCATCGGCATCCCGACCGCGATCATCGCGGGCCCGATCTTCGCCATGTTCGCCTCGCGCTGGGTAAAGGTGTCGACGCCGGTGATCGACATGGACCGGCCGCTCGTCACGGCGCCGTCGAATGCGCGCACGCTGGCGGCGATCCTGCTGCCGGTCGTGCTGATCGCCGCGGGGCAGATCCATGCCGTCCTGCCCCCGTCGATCGCACCCAGGATCGCGTTCCTCGGCATTGCCAGCAACCCGATCCTGGCGCTGCTGATCGCCAACCTCGCCGCGCTGCCGCTGCTGTTTGGGTGGCGGATGCGCGAGGCGGACGTGCAAGGGCCGATCTGGCTGGAAGCGATGAAGGCAGCCGGCGCGATCATCCTCGCGATCGGTGCGGGCGGCTCGCTCAAGCAGGTGCTTGTGACGGCCGGACTTGCCGAATTCCTCGCGCGGGTGGCGTCGGAAGGCCATGTCCCGGCGGTCCTGATGGCGTGGTTGATCGCGGTATGCGTACGGCTCGCGACCGGCTCGGCCACCGTCGCCACGATCACCACCGCCGGCATCATGCCGGCGGTCGTCGCCGCGACCGGGGCACGCCCCGAACTGGTCGTGCTGGCGACCGGCGCCGGCTCGCTGTTCTTCAGCCACGTCAACGATCCCGGCTTCTGGCTGGTGCGAAGCTATCTCGGCACGTCGACGCCCGACACGTTCCGCACATGGTCGATCCTCGAGACGATCGTGGCGGTGGTTGGGCTGCTGTTCGTGCTGCTCGCCAGCGCGATCCTGTGACCGGCCTCATTCGCGAGGGCCGGCTCGCAGACCGCGCCTATACCGGCATCGTCGAGATCATCGACGTCGAGGATCTGCAGAGCGGCGACCGCCTGCCGTCCGAATCGGCGCTGGCGGAGATGTTCGGCATGTCGCGCACGGTGGTGCGCGAGGCGCTGGTACGGCTGGCTGCCGACGGCATCACCGAGGCGCGACGCGGCGCCGGATCGTTCGTCAAGCGCCGGCCGTCGGCGCGGCTCGGCTCGCACATGCCGATGGCCGATCTGTCGGCGACGCTGGGCAGCTACGAGGTGCGCTTCGTGCTGGAGGCGGAGGCAGCACGGCTGGCCGCGCAGCGTCGCTCGCTCGCGCAGATGGACGCGATCGAGGCGGCGTTGACCGACTTGCGCACCGCGCTCGTGTCGAGCGACCCGGCGCATGGCGAGGATATGGCGCTCCATCGCGAGATCGTGCTCGCCACCGCCAATCCGGTATTCCTGTCGAGCTTCGACCATATGCACGAGGAAATCGATCGTATCATGCGCGCCGGCGTCGACATTTCGCGCTCGCGGCCGCCGTCGGCGATCGCGGCGATGATCGAGGAGCATGAAATGCTGGTCGAGGCGATTCGCGTGCAGGATGCCGACGGCGCCGCTTTGGCGATGCGCTGGCACCTGTCGCAGGGCCGCAAACGGCTGATGCCATAACCAAGAGAACAAGCGGAGAGGCTTCGATGAAATTGCGCCACAGGA is a genomic window of Sphingomonas nostoxanthinifaciens containing:
- a CDS encoding MarR family winged helix-turn-helix transcriptional regulator, yielding MRRDDWNPFGTPGHYISRIARGLARVGDTRLRPLGFATAQLPVVTALKDGARRSQTELARWARVEQPTMAQLLARMERDGLVRREPDPADGRSSLVSLTETALAKLPEGRAILQQGNRDATRGLTEAEVATLIALLQRVLENVEAMDG
- a CDS encoding FAD-dependent oxidoreductase, which encodes MATTPRIAIIGGGPGGLMLARLLALHDIACTVFERDTYADERPQGGSLDLHPDTGQRAMRRAGLDAAFLAEARPEDQGDRLYDPDGTLLFDRSGAGDDRPEIDRTALRRILLESLAPGTVRWNSRVTAIIHAGDDRHDVMVDGASARFDVVVGADGAWSRVRPLLSAATPGYEGVALIELGLDVRRHASVDALVGGGKMMAVGDNRVLIGQRNGHGHIRGYAGWRMPEPAARALAAATREQVRATALAAFAGWAPHLIDLIVQGDLLAVRPLHALPIGHCWTSRRGLTLIGDAAHLMSPFSGEGVNLALADAADLAEAIASNTGWAAVTKFERRMVERATPAAEGAADGLNGAFSHAGVTHILAHYRERSAA
- a CDS encoding response regulator transcription factor, producing the protein MAGHRSVAPSMLANLTPTQLKVMEGVHSGLLNKQIAFRLGIAEKTVKAHMTALMRKLNVRNRTQVAVAAQTLLWVARDEAA
- a CDS encoding GntT/GntP/DsdX family permease, whose product is MTPADIKLILAALIGIGLSIVLIVRGRLHPFVSLLCGAFVVGLLAGLPMAETAQAVQKGAGDVLGGTGLVVALGLSLGAMLQLSGGAASLAAAGLRLSGPKGAPWASMAVALLVGLPLFFETGLVLLLPIVAAAATGIRDRSPTEARLRLMLPALAGLSVVHALVPPHPGPLLAVDALHANLGLTIVYGVIIGIPTAIIAGPIFAMFASRWVKVSTPVIDMDRPLVTAPSNARTLAAILLPVVLIAAGQIHAVLPPSIAPRIAFLGIASNPILALLIANLAALPLLFGWRMREADVQGPIWLEAMKAAGAIILAIGAGGSLKQVLVTAGLAEFLARVASEGHVPAVLMAWLIAVCVRLATGSATVATITTAGIMPAVVAATGARPELVVLATGAGSLFFSHVNDPGFWLVRSYLGTSTPDTFRTWSILETIVAVVGLLFVLLASAIL
- a CDS encoding FadR/GntR family transcriptional regulator — its product is MREGRLADRAYTGIVEIIDVEDLQSGDRLPSESALAEMFGMSRTVVREALVRLAADGITEARRGAGSFVKRRPSARLGSHMPMADLSATLGSYEVRFVLEAEAARLAAQRRSLAQMDAIEAALTDLRTALVSSDPAHGEDMALHREIVLATANPVFLSSFDHMHEEIDRIMRAGVDISRSRPPSAIAAMIEEHEMLVEAIRVQDADGAALAMRWHLSQGRKRLMP